The genomic interval CTAGCTTTACCCCCATTGTCTTCTCCGTCATCACTCTCGCTATCGAAGTACTTCTTCGATCTTTTAGCGCCCTTCTTCTTCCTAGATTCTTCTTCATCAGAGTCGTCCTcgccatcatcttcttcttcatcttctagtCTACCTTTTCTTTTCATCTTCTCCTTAGTTCTCTTTTCTTGGAGACGCTGGCGTTCGAGGAGCTTGTCTTCTTTGTCCGCAAGCTTCATCTCTTCCCtcaaatttttgtaaaattctttcttcttttctGTAAAATGGGAAATCGATATTAAGGGGTTTTGTTTTGTAAGACTGAAAATTAATATGATaacgagaaatgctaaaggaaACTCATGATGCCAAGCATCTTTATGGGTGCAATTCAATATCGAATCTAACTTATTTCACTTTGGTAATGCTTAACCACATAAAGTTGTTAAGCATCATGATGTCTCGTAACAATGCTTTATGATAATATGAAGTTAGAAGGCCATACCTTGATCAAGCAGCGCTGAATCGCTACCGTTCATGTGAGCTACCCTTGCAAGTGGAGGTAATGAGTTGCCCTCCTCATCAAAGACAACTCTGGTTCCCACGGGTCGATGCACATTGATCTTCAACTTCTTTTTCTTCAAGACTCTAGTCGGTGGTCTGCAATAACAATCAAGCagaatttctttttttaaaaaaaacacctTTAAAGCTCAATATGCACTAGCAACCAacaaagaatgaaaaaaaaatgacataCACGACATCTGCGATTTTGCTTGCTGAACCATCTTCAATTTTGGTGTTGTCTACGAGAACCACATTGGTGTCGTCCACTTCCTTTGTCTTGAATTCACTGATATCAAGTTCTTCTCCAGGAAGATCGAGTTCATCCTCATCCTCATCAGTAGAATCTTCTGGTTCGACAAGAGAAGGTTTTCCTACTATATTATTccctttcttaattttttgatttagAAAACGCAGTTTTGGAGTTAACGGAAGACCCAATGATGCTGAAAACCCATCAACTGGCAGTTTCATCACATCGAAAATCTCTTTGTCTCGATTTTTAAGAATAGACCGTACATATGTTGTGACAGCCCTTTGAGCTTTAGGTAGCAACTCTGGATACTTGACTAGCAAAGCTGATAACAGCCCCGTAACTTGTTGCACTCTGTCTAGTTTTACCTAAACAAACAGAATACCTGTTACTTTAAAGTGATAATACACAAAACAaaactattcaaattcaaactgGAATGAATATACTGTACTTGCAAGTATAGTACCTTATAAGTTTTTATGGGTATTTTCTCTTCTCGCAATTTATCGAGCATTGTTTTTTCTGATGGCAAAAGAAACATAACTGATTTCCCGCAAGAATCATATCGAGCAGTCCGACCAACTCtatgtatgtaagttttaatgTCATCAGGGCAATCCACCTATGCACAACAAGACCCATCTTAGATCCAATCGAAATTATTCAATAGTAAATTTCTGTTTGAAGAATGAATTATTATCCTCACCTGAACAACCCAGTTAACAGCCTTGTTAAAATCAAGGCCTCTTGAACCTACATCGGTGCAGAACAGAACAGATCGTTTTTCCTCACAGAAATGAGAATATATAGCCATTCTTTTTATCTGCTTCATTTTTCCATGAAGACATTTCAAGGGTATTCCAGGACGGAGCTTTTTGAACGCTTCAAAGACAAATGTTACCTGCAAAAATAGTCCAAAA from Cannabis sativa cultivar Pink pepper isolate KNU-18-1 chromosome 4, ASM2916894v1, whole genome shotgun sequence carries:
- the LOC115714022 gene encoding DEAD-box ATP-dependent RNA helicase 32 — its product is MRKPKSKSLRNQNRLSEVNEIQLLNSWIESQKPDSGSNPLALPPLRSGEPVGRIDGSLFSRYSGVTMFDQLPISQKTKDGLKESKYIKMTDIQRAALPHALCGRDILGAAKTGSGKTLAFIIPVLEKLYRERYNREDGVGSIILSPTRELANQTFDVLRSVGRHHNFSAGLLIGGHKDVDMEKEHVNDMNILVCTPGRLLQHMDQTVNFDCSQLQVLILDEADRILDVGFKKAVNAIISQLPKKRQTFLFSATQTKSVQDLARLSLKDPEYLSVHEESDTATPTSLNQRAIIVPAEHKLDMLWSFIKSNLNSKILVFFASRKQVTFVFEAFKKLRPGIPLKCLHGKMKQIKRMAIYSHFCEEKRSVLFCTDVGSRGLDFNKAVNWVVQVDCPDDIKTYIHRVGRTARYDSCGKSVMFLLPSEKTMLDKLREEKIPIKTYKVKLDRVQQVTGLLSALLVKYPELLPKAQRAVTTYVRSILKNRDKEIFDVMKLPVDGFSASLGLPLTPKLRFLNQKIKKGNNIVGKPSLVEPEDSTDEDEDELDLPGEELDISEFKTKEVDDTNVVLVDNTKIEDGSASKIADVVPPTRVLKKKKLKINVHRPVGTRVVFDEEGNSLPPLARVAHMNGSDSALLDQEKKKEFYKNLREEMKLADKEDKLLERQRLQEKRTKEKMKRKGRLEDEEEDDGEDDSDEEESRKKKGAKRSKKYFDSESDDGEDNGGKASINTDAISLQEQEALALKLLSSMNKI